A genome region from Chitinivorax sp. PXF-14 includes the following:
- a CDS encoding dihydropteroate synthase yields the protein FFLSPAPETSLHVLSNLQKLKSALGLPLLVSVSRKSFLGATVGLPVKDLGPASLAAELHAIGNGADYVRTHAPGDLRSAITFSETLAKFRSRDARDRGLDHA from the coding sequence GATTTTTCTTGAGCCCCGCACCGGAAACATCGCTGCACGTGCTGTCGAACCTTCAAAAGCTGAAGTCGGCGTTGGGGCTTCCGCTATTGGTCTCGGTGTCGCGGAAATCCTTCTTGGGCGCCACCGTTGGCCTTCCTGTAAAGGATCTGGGTCCAGCGAGCCTTGCGGCGGAACTTCACGCGATCGGCAATGGCGCTGACTACGTCCGCACCCACGCGCCTGGAGATCTGCGAAGCGCAATCACCTTCTCGGAAACCCTCGCGAAATTTCGCAGTCGCGACGCCAGAGACCGAGGGTTAGATCATGCCTAG